A stretch of the Leptospira kirschneri serovar Cynopteri str. 3522 CT genome encodes the following:
- a CDS encoding penicillin acylase family protein produces MKRILLIVSNFWNQTPIWVRRSLITILVLTVFIKVLFVFLIFWKAPRLSGELKIPGLTQPVSVIRDSYGVPHIRSEDSSSAYFALGYICASDRLFQMEILRRAAKGELSEVLGAELVPTDIFLRQVLLRKTAEKMLQESEKVNPQILKELDSFLEGINYFLKTESLPIEFTILGYKPKPFDRLDVMSALSLLSFSFAEALRNDTLYTILERKLPNRNVSELFPRHDTEEPFSIQQNQPSYSPKKLTENSKVVLPLTKESKLSKSKSNELSDLDLIIQKTNRILKELPSLSGSNSWVIGPSRSTTGGAILANDPHIGYGNPGTWYEVHLKTGDHETYGYHLPIFPFPLIAHNVKKAWALTMLENDDMDFYEEILHPTKPNLVKEKGNWVPVQVLKESIQVKGEEPREITIQVTSHGPILSKPIQGYTGPVVSLYWIFHHLSVPLLETIYSLGRCSSLTECNKIVSDLTAPGLNVSYADKNGNIAWWSVGRFPIRKKKTNTRKILNGASGEDDVIGYIPFHQNPKLVNPPEGIILTANHLPTYELKGYGKPEGYWQESDRGRRIYELLSQKKNWTVDDTKKIQTDVHSFSARSIVPLISLEIEEDKNWSGVFKEALDIYRKFDGENTLDSSGATIFHTLNQFVMLNLWTDEFGESNLQIFGQTAERWNAYKSILANPKSDFWDDLTTPDLKETRREILIRSFAQTVRYLSKEHGGSPSTWKWKDAHKITFEHPMGKIPVLDSIFNQGPFSVASGESVINLMNQKEINPKIRPRVGPSKRRIIDLINPENSWSVLPTGNSGNLGSPFYGDQIELFLNGEHRKIRFTQSQIEKDTKYILNMIPK; encoded by the coding sequence ATGAAAAGAATTCTTCTGATTGTATCGAATTTTTGGAATCAAACGCCAATTTGGGTTCGTAGATCTCTGATTACGATTCTTGTATTGACCGTTTTTATAAAAGTCCTATTTGTGTTTTTGATTTTTTGGAAAGCTCCTCGTTTATCAGGAGAATTAAAAATTCCGGGACTTACCCAACCGGTTTCAGTAATTCGAGATTCCTACGGAGTTCCTCATATTCGATCCGAAGATTCATCTTCCGCCTATTTCGCGTTAGGTTATATATGCGCAAGCGATCGTTTGTTCCAAATGGAAATTTTAAGAAGAGCGGCCAAAGGAGAGCTATCGGAGGTTTTAGGAGCCGAACTAGTTCCAACGGATATTTTTTTAAGACAGGTATTATTAAGAAAAACCGCTGAAAAGATGTTACAGGAATCCGAAAAAGTAAATCCACAGATCTTGAAAGAATTGGATTCGTTTTTAGAAGGAATCAATTACTTTTTAAAAACCGAATCCCTTCCCATCGAGTTTACAATTCTAGGATATAAACCAAAACCGTTCGACCGACTCGATGTAATGAGTGCACTTTCTTTATTATCTTTTTCATTTGCAGAAGCTTTGCGAAACGATACACTTTATACCATTTTAGAAAGAAAACTTCCAAATCGGAACGTAAGTGAATTATTTCCAAGACACGATACAGAAGAACCGTTTTCAATTCAGCAAAATCAACCTTCTTATTCTCCTAAAAAATTAACAGAAAATAGTAAAGTTGTTCTTCCTTTGACAAAAGAATCCAAATTGTCAAAATCAAAATCGAACGAACTTTCAGATTTAGATCTAATAATCCAAAAAACGAATCGGATCTTAAAAGAACTTCCTTCTTTATCCGGAAGCAACTCTTGGGTCATCGGTCCTTCTCGATCAACCACAGGAGGAGCCATTCTGGCAAACGATCCGCATATCGGTTACGGTAACCCCGGAACCTGGTATGAGGTTCACTTGAAAACGGGAGATCACGAAACCTACGGGTATCATTTGCCGATTTTCCCTTTTCCTTTAATAGCGCATAACGTTAAAAAAGCTTGGGCTTTGACAATGTTAGAAAACGACGATATGGATTTTTACGAAGAAATTCTACATCCAACAAAACCGAATCTCGTAAAGGAAAAAGGGAATTGGGTTCCGGTTCAAGTTTTGAAAGAATCAATCCAAGTCAAAGGAGAAGAGCCGAGAGAAATTACAATCCAAGTAACTTCTCACGGTCCGATACTTTCCAAACCGATCCAAGGATATACCGGACCAGTCGTTTCTTTATATTGGATCTTTCATCATCTATCGGTTCCTCTTTTGGAAACGATCTATTCTTTAGGACGTTGTTCGTCTTTGACCGAATGTAACAAGATCGTTTCCGATTTGACCGCACCCGGTTTAAACGTTTCTTATGCAGACAAAAACGGAAACATCGCTTGGTGGAGTGTGGGAAGATTTCCGATTCGAAAAAAGAAAACCAATACTCGCAAAATATTAAACGGAGCCTCGGGAGAAGACGACGTTATCGGTTATATCCCGTTTCATCAAAATCCGAAACTAGTCAATCCTCCAGAAGGAATTATACTCACCGCAAATCATCTTCCTACTTACGAACTCAAAGGTTACGGAAAACCGGAAGGGTATTGGCAAGAATCGGATCGGGGAAGAAGAATCTACGAACTTCTATCTCAGAAAAAAAATTGGACCGTGGACGATACAAAAAAAATACAAACCGACGTTCATTCCTTTTCAGCTAGGTCAATTGTACCTTTGATCTCTTTGGAGATCGAAGAAGATAAAAATTGGTCGGGCGTATTTAAAGAGGCTTTGGATATTTATAGAAAGTTCGATGGAGAAAACACGTTAGACTCATCGGGAGCCACGATATTCCATACACTCAACCAATTTGTAATGTTGAATTTGTGGACAGACGAATTCGGAGAATCCAATCTTCAAATTTTTGGACAAACCGCAGAACGTTGGAACGCATATAAATCTATTCTTGCAAATCCGAAATCCGATTTCTGGGACGATCTTACGACTCCGGATTTAAAAGAAACGAGAAGGGAAATACTCATCCGTTCTTTTGCACAAACGGTTCGTTATTTATCCAAAGAACACGGAGGTTCTCCTTCAACTTGGAAATGGAAAGACGCGCATAAAATTACGTTTGAACATCCGATGGGAAAAATACCGGTTTTAGATTCGATTTTTAATCAAGGTCCTTTTTCAGTCGCTTCGGGAGAATCCGTGATCAATCTGATGAATCAAAAAGAAATCAATCCGAAGATAAGACCTCGTGTAGGTCCTTCAAAACGAAGAATCATCGATCTCATAAATCCGGAAAACTCTTGGTCGGTATTACCAACAGGAAACTCTGGAAATTTAGGATCACCATTTTATGGAGATCAGATCGAACTGTTTTTAAACGGAGAACATCGTAAAATTCGATTCACTCAGTCTCAAATCGAAAAAGATACAAAATACATATTGAATATGATTCCGAAATAA
- a CDS encoding polyprenyl synthetase family protein, translating into MNPSSFSEIFHSYKSMFENFLNSQTLSVLSKQSAPELFEAMKYSLMAGGKRLRPVLALAAFGELQNETQNVLLLGASLECIHTYSLIHDDLPSMDNDDFRRGLPTLHKKFSEATAILAGDALNSFAFYFISWIRVENGDHFLHRDLLEILHTGCGAPGMVSGQVYDLQMEKENSKENHSTNQSDKIEMLQLTHRLKTGALIKSALLLGNRLRKDWKKRETSLSQYGEDLGLLFQITDDILDVEGTQESLGKTPGKDQKSGKITYPMLFGMDRCKKMVEELQKNLIFISSDFVSTEEERTFFQELPIYIGQRKN; encoded by the coding sequence GTGAATCCATCTTCCTTTTCCGAAATATTCCATTCTTATAAAAGTATGTTTGAGAATTTTTTAAATTCTCAAACTCTTTCGGTACTTTCCAAACAATCTGCTCCCGAACTTTTTGAAGCTATGAAATACAGTCTCATGGCCGGAGGAAAACGACTCAGACCCGTCTTGGCCTTGGCTGCTTTTGGTGAACTTCAAAATGAAACTCAAAATGTTCTTTTACTTGGGGCTTCTTTGGAATGTATTCATACTTATTCTTTGATTCACGACGATCTTCCAAGTATGGATAACGACGATTTTAGAAGGGGATTACCGACCCTTCATAAAAAATTTTCAGAAGCTACAGCGATTTTGGCCGGAGATGCTTTGAATTCTTTCGCGTTTTATTTTATTTCTTGGATCCGGGTTGAAAATGGAGATCATTTTTTACATAGAGATCTATTAGAAATTTTGCATACAGGTTGCGGTGCGCCTGGAATGGTTTCCGGACAAGTTTATGATCTGCAGATGGAAAAAGAAAATTCAAAAGAAAATCATTCAACAAACCAATCCGATAAAATAGAAATGCTTCAATTGACTCACCGTTTAAAAACGGGAGCGTTGATCAAGTCAGCCTTACTTTTGGGGAACCGTCTTCGTAAAGACTGGAAAAAAAGAGAAACATCTTTGTCTCAATACGGAGAAGATCTAGGTTTACTGTTTCAAATTACAGATGATATTTTAGACGTGGAAGGAACTCAAGAATCTTTAGGAAAAACCCCAGGTAAGGATCAAAAATCCGGCAAGATCACCTATCCTATGTTATTTGGAATGGATCGTTGCAAAAAGATGGTGGAAGAACTTCAGAAAAACCTAATTTTTATTTCTTCTGATTTTGTTTCCACGGAAGAAGAACGAACATTCTTTCAGGAGCTTCCGATTTACATTGGCCAGAGAAAAAATTAG
- the queD gene encoding 6-carboxytetrahydropterin synthase QueD, giving the protein MEEIELTKEFRFDAAHLLPNVPDGHKCKRLHGHSFRFKLHLKGTIDPKTGWLIDYAEVSKIVKPLTENHLDHYYLNDVPGLENPTSENISIWLWNHLKPLLPLLYKITLHETCTSACVYEGPKTIR; this is encoded by the coding sequence ATGGAAGAAATCGAACTCACAAAAGAATTTCGCTTCGACGCTGCTCACCTCCTACCCAATGTACCAGACGGTCATAAATGCAAACGACTTCATGGTCATAGTTTTCGTTTTAAACTTCATTTAAAAGGTACGATTGATCCCAAGACAGGTTGGTTGATCGATTATGCGGAAGTCAGTAAAATCGTAAAACCCTTGACCGAAAATCATCTGGATCATTATTATCTAAACGATGTTCCGGGGCTTGAGAATCCTACCTCTGAGAATATTTCTATTTGGCTTTGGAATCATCTCAAACCTCTTCTACCTTTGCTCTATAAAATTACGTTACACGAAACCTGTACAAGCGCCTGTGTTTACGAAGGCCCGAAAACGATCCGTTAG
- a CDS encoding acyltransferase family protein, whose amino-acid sequence MGQKVENKREEIPSLNGLRAFAIIIVFIYHYYFYSGYTAANNNSFLQTFIDMLHHFEVNLFFILSGFLISMALWKEWSDNGKIRYLDFFLKRNYRLLPVYYLFITISYFINRVSYSMSQKWIATKQLSVPDTLMALNVMESTDNGLRNAWADFVFIGNYWKGPNIHTWFLSITEQFYFIFPFFCGFVLFKRNFFTRQCILWFLYLIPGILRIIIYLNPDFFGTDYETLVFRPTHTRADSIVIGIILMDWIVNRKEDLKKYLSGRIVSFLLLLFPILILVFINFQSKSIYSFFSGTVRFNLIDLAYVLILLSVILFPNTFLAKGLSLKFLVPVSNLSYTIYIWHLLLSLISFGVIKFFFPSLFETGLAFFVLSLLISFLFTLGVSWLIHRFIEDPLSRLFKRLFSTSSK is encoded by the coding sequence ATGGGACAAAAAGTAGAAAATAAAAGGGAAGAAATTCCTTCGTTAAACGGATTGCGCGCCTTTGCAATCATCATAGTATTCATATATCATTATTATTTTTATTCGGGATATACCGCAGCAAATAACAATTCTTTTCTGCAAACGTTTATAGATATGCTTCACCATTTTGAAGTGAATTTATTTTTTATTCTGAGCGGTTTTTTAATTTCTATGGCTTTGTGGAAAGAATGGTCCGACAACGGAAAGATCCGTTATTTGGATTTTTTCCTAAAGCGGAATTATAGATTACTTCCCGTTTATTATCTTTTTATCACGATCAGTTACTTTATAAACCGGGTTTCCTATTCCATGAGTCAAAAATGGATCGCTACAAAACAATTGTCCGTACCTGACACTTTAATGGCTTTGAATGTGATGGAGAGTACGGATAACGGTTTGAGAAACGCTTGGGCTGATTTCGTTTTTATCGGTAATTATTGGAAAGGCCCGAATATTCATACTTGGTTTTTATCGATCACGGAACAATTTTATTTTATTTTTCCTTTTTTTTGCGGATTCGTTTTGTTCAAACGAAACTTTTTTACAAGACAATGTATCCTTTGGTTTTTGTATTTGATTCCTGGAATATTAAGAATCATCATCTATCTCAATCCGGATTTTTTCGGAACGGATTACGAGACCTTGGTTTTTCGTCCTACACATACTCGTGCGGATTCGATTGTGATTGGTATCATTCTTATGGATTGGATCGTAAATCGCAAAGAAGATCTAAAAAAATATTTATCGGGTCGTATCGTAAGTTTTTTATTACTCTTATTTCCCATTCTAATTTTAGTTTTTATCAACTTTCAAAGCAAATCTATCTATTCCTTTTTTTCAGGAACGGTAAGATTCAATTTAATCGATTTAGCTTATGTTTTAATTCTTTTATCTGTAATTTTGTTCCCTAATACTTTTTTAGCGAAAGGATTGAGTTTAAAATTTCTGGTTCCAGTATCTAACTTGAGTTATACGATTTATATATGGCATTTGCTACTTTCCTTAATCTCGTTCGGAGTTATAAAATTCTTTTTTCCCAGTTTGTTTGAAACCGGCCTGGCGTTTTTTGTTTTGAGTCTTTTGATTAGTTTTCTTTTTACCTTAGGCGTTTCTTGGCTTATCCATCGATTTATCGAAGATCCTTTGAGTCGTCTTTTTAAAAGGTTGTTTTCTACTTCGTCTAAATAA
- a CDS encoding TlyA family RNA methyltransferase gives MAREKIRLDILLFERGFADSLEKAKSLILSGSVLVNEQKITKVGFKFSKDSEIRILNVIPEYVSRGVYKLLKAFEVFPLQVDGKLCIDLGASTGGFTQVLLEKGAWKVFACDVGYGQLAEKLRSHPSVIVKDRFHLKNLSALEIEWENNRFQTPHPESIVIVMDLSFISLRSVFPVIRKLKEEKNIPKLECVSLIKPQFEANRNDLVKGILKNSKIRFQIVLSLCRYLKKEIGGVILGLEWSPIEGRDGNKEMLLFWNL, from the coding sequence TTGGCCAGAGAAAAAATTAGGCTCGATATTCTTCTTTTCGAAAGGGGATTTGCAGATTCTCTGGAAAAAGCGAAAAGTTTAATTCTTTCAGGCTCTGTATTGGTAAACGAACAAAAGATCACTAAAGTAGGGTTCAAATTTTCAAAAGATTCTGAAATTAGGATCTTAAACGTCATCCCAGAATATGTAAGCAGAGGCGTTTATAAACTGTTAAAGGCCTTTGAGGTTTTTCCTTTACAAGTCGATGGAAAACTTTGTATTGATCTGGGTGCTTCGACTGGAGGATTTACGCAGGTGCTTTTAGAAAAAGGGGCTTGGAAAGTTTTTGCTTGTGATGTGGGTTATGGTCAGCTTGCAGAAAAATTGAGAAGTCATCCTTCTGTAATCGTAAAAGATCGTTTTCATCTGAAAAATTTATCCGCTTTAGAAATCGAATGGGAAAACAATCGGTTTCAAACACCTCATCCGGAATCGATCGTAATCGTAATGGACTTGAGTTTTATCTCTCTCCGATCCGTTTTTCCAGTGATTCGAAAACTGAAAGAAGAAAAGAATATTCCAAAATTAGAATGTGTTTCCTTGATAAAACCACAATTTGAAGCCAATCGGAATGACCTTGTCAAAGGTATTTTAAAAAATTCTAAAATTCGATTTCAAATCGTACTTTCTCTTTGTAGGTATCTTAAAAAGGAAATCGGAGGTGTCATTTTAGGTTTAGAATGGTCTCCGATAGAAGGTAGAGACGGGAATAAGGAAATGCTTTTGTTTTGGAACTTGTAG
- a CDS encoding ArsR/SmtB family transcription factor: MSDQELGRVFKALADENRRRILDIIKSRPGISVGDLTDFFEFSRFAVMKHLKVLSEANLLKIEKNGKFRNIHLNAIPIQMIYDRWISKYSKHWANSLTRLKYDLEGENKMEEIKQIYTLYIKTNVDKLWDALIQSKITPEWFAGMAVTFEPKVGASLTYDITGPEGNKLSLVQGKILEFDPKKKLVYTFKLTAEPKAATDRESRVSYELEPIGDSIKLTVIHDDFDDKTPTYFGTSQGWPMHLSNLKTFIETGKAMDLPKMH, encoded by the coding sequence ATGTCAGATCAAGAATTAGGTCGGGTCTTTAAAGCTTTAGCAGACGAAAATCGCAGACGAATTCTGGATATTATTAAGAGCCGACCCGGTATTTCTGTAGGAGATTTAACAGATTTTTTCGAATTTAGCCGCTTTGCGGTGATGAAACATCTAAAGGTTCTTTCAGAAGCAAATCTTTTGAAGATAGAGAAGAATGGAAAATTTAGAAATATTCATCTCAATGCGATTCCGATTCAAATGATCTATGATCGTTGGATTTCGAAATACAGTAAGCATTGGGCAAATTCTCTGACACGACTGAAGTACGATTTGGAAGGAGAAAACAAAATGGAAGAGATAAAACAAATTTATACTCTGTATATTAAAACGAATGTTGATAAACTTTGGGATGCATTAATTCAATCTAAGATTACTCCCGAATGGTTTGCTGGAATGGCTGTGACTTTCGAACCGAAAGTAGGAGCGTCATTGACTTACGACATCACTGGTCCAGAAGGAAATAAACTGTCTTTGGTTCAAGGAAAGATATTGGAATTTGATCCTAAAAAAAAATTGGTTTACACGTTCAAACTAACGGCAGAACCAAAAGCGGCTACAGATCGGGAATCGAGAGTCAGTTACGAGCTTGAACCCATAGGAGATTCGATCAAATTAACCGTGATTCATGACGACTTTGACGACAAAACCCCTACTTATTTCGGAACTTCTCAAGGTTGGCCTATGCATCTTAGCAACCTAAAAACATTTATTGAAACCGGTAAGGCAATGGACCTTCCAAAAATGCATTGA
- a CDS encoding synaptic vesicle VAT-1 family membrane protein — MQRTIALVRKKGSLENVNLETETLPEPDENEVQIEVHSIGLNFADLFAIQGLYSATPQGAFIPGLEYSGVVISTGKKVKNVKKKDKIMGVTRFGGYSSHLNIDSRYVFKLPSKWNFDQGAGFLVQGLTAYYALVALGDLKKGQTVLIHSAAGGVGILANRIAKKIGAFTIGTVGTSSKIDLLKKEGYDKQIVRSDRFKNDLQESLSGTDLNLVLECIGGKIFQESYEVMSPMGRMIVYGAAEMMGGSSSVSWPRVAYKYFSRPKLDPMKMVSDNKAVMGFNLIWLYEKVEILTKHLNALVKLNISPPLIGKTFAFDSLNEALKYFQSGTSMGKVVLKVKS; from the coding sequence ATGCAAAGAACGATCGCGCTTGTCCGAAAAAAAGGATCACTTGAAAACGTAAATTTAGAAACGGAAACTCTTCCCGAACCGGATGAAAACGAAGTACAAATCGAAGTTCATTCGATCGGATTAAACTTTGCGGATTTATTTGCGATTCAGGGATTGTATAGCGCTACTCCGCAAGGGGCCTTTATTCCAGGACTTGAATATTCAGGAGTGGTAATTTCTACCGGAAAAAAAGTCAAAAACGTAAAAAAGAAAGATAAGATTATGGGAGTTACTCGTTTTGGCGGTTATTCTTCTCATTTGAATATCGATTCCAGATACGTTTTTAAACTTCCTTCCAAATGGAACTTTGATCAGGGAGCAGGATTTCTAGTACAAGGTTTAACCGCCTACTATGCGTTAGTTGCTTTAGGAGATCTTAAAAAAGGACAAACTGTTTTGATCCATAGTGCGGCAGGTGGAGTTGGAATTCTTGCAAACAGAATCGCAAAAAAAATAGGTGCGTTTACAATCGGAACGGTAGGAACTTCTTCTAAAATCGACCTTCTTAAAAAAGAAGGTTATGACAAACAGATTGTTCGTTCCGATCGATTTAAAAACGATCTACAGGAATCTCTTTCCGGAACGGACTTAAATTTAGTTTTAGAATGTATCGGAGGAAAAATCTTTCAAGAAAGTTACGAAGTGATGTCTCCGATGGGAAGAATGATCGTCTACGGCGCAGCGGAAATGATGGGCGGAAGTAGTTCCGTAAGTTGGCCAAGAGTTGCTTATAAATATTTTTCCAGACCGAAATTAGATCCGATGAAAATGGTTTCTGACAATAAAGCCGTGATGGGATTCAATCTGATCTGGCTCTATGAAAAGGTGGAAATATTGACAAAACATTTGAATGCTCTTGTGAAATTAAATATTTCTCCTCCCCTTATAGGTAAAACTTTTGCGTTCGATAGTTTAAACGAGGCTTTGAAATACTTTCAATCTGGCACGTCCATGGGTAAAGTAGTTTTAAAAGTTAAATCTTGA